From one Lycium barbarum isolate Lr01 chromosome 6, ASM1917538v2, whole genome shotgun sequence genomic stretch:
- the LOC132600618 gene encoding bifunctional nitrilase/nitrile hydratase NIT4B → MALVPTQTVNEGPLFAEVEMAGDSSAPTIRATVVQASTIFYDTPATLDKAERLLAEAASYGAQLVVFPEAFIGGYPRGSTFGVSIGNRTAKGKEEFRKYHTSAIDVPGPEVDRLAAMAGKYKVYLVMGVIERDGYTLYCTVLFFDSQGHYLGKHRKIMPTALERIIWGFGDGSTIPVFDTPIGKIGAAICWENKMPLLRTAMYAKGIEIYCAPTADSREVWQASMTHIALEGGCFVLSANQFCRRRDYPPPPEYVFSGTEEDLTPDSVVCAGGSVIISPSGAVLAGPNYEGEALISADLDLGEIARAKFDFDVVGHYARPEFLSLIVRDHPVCPVSFTSTSSTSKAESSPK, encoded by the exons ATGGCTTTGGTCCCAACCCAAACAGTGAACGAAGGGCCATTGTTTGCTGAAGTGGAAATGGCTGGTGATTCCTCTGCCCCCACTATCCGTGCCACAGTAGTTCAGGCCTCCACCATCTTCTATGACACCCCTGCTACTCTTG ATAAGGCTGAGAGGCTGCTTGCTGAAGCAGCTTCTTATGGTGCTCAACTGGTGGTGTTTCCCGAAGCATTTATTGGTGGTTATCCACGTGGATCAACTTTTGGTGTCTCAATTGGGAATCGGACAGCCAAGGGGAAGGAGGAGTTTCGCAAATATCATACTTCCGCCATTGACGTGCCAG GTCCGGAGGTTGATCGTCTGGCAGCGATGGCTGGAAAATACAAGGTGTACTTGGTGATGGGTGTTATTGAGAGAGATGGATACACATTATATTGCACGGTGCTTTTCTTCGACTCTCAGGGTCACTACCTTGGGAAGCATCGGAAGATAATGCCAACAGCACTGGAGCGGATAATCTGGGGTTTCGGGGACGGATCAACGATTCCAGTTTTTGACACTCCAATTGGAAAGATTGGTGCTGCAATATGTTGGGAGAACAAAATGCCACTTCTAAGGACCGCTATGTATGCTAAAG GCATTGAGATATATTGTGCACCTACAGCTGATTCTAGGGAAGTGTGGCAGGCATCGATGACCCACATCGCCTTGGAAGGCGGTTGTTTTGTTCTATCGGCCAATCAGTTCTGTAGAAGGAGAGATTATCCACCTCCACCGGAATATGTTTTTTCCGGCACAGAAGAAGACCTTACACCAGATTCCGTTGTTTGCGCTGGTGGTAGTGTAATAATATCACCGTCAGGGGCTGTTCTGGCAGGACCAAATTATGAAGGGGAGGCACTCATCTCAGCTGATCTAG ATCTGGGAGAAATAGCACGAGCCAAgtttgatttcgatgtggttggGCACTATGCGAGACCTGAATTTCTTAGCTTGATCGTGAGGGATCATCCGGTGTGCCCTGTTAGTTTCACTTCTACATCTAGTACTAGTAAGGCAGAGAGCTCTCCCAAATGA